In Pannonibacter sp. XCT-53, the sequence CTGGTCGAGGCCGTAATGCTCGACCAGGTTGAACGGATCGATGACGTTGCCGACCGACTTCGACATCTTCTCGCCGCGGTTGAACAGGAAACCATGCGCATAGACGCGCTTGGGCAGCGGCAGACCGGCCGCCATCAGGAAGGCCGGCCAGTAGACCGCGTGGAAGCGGATGATGTCCTTGCCGATGACATGCACATCCGCCGGCCAGTAGGCCCACTTGGGATCGCTCTCATCCGGGAAGCCGACGCCGGTGATGTAGTTGGTGAGCGCGTCCACCCAGACATACATCACATGCCGCTCGTCATCCGGCACGGGAATGCCCCAGTCGAAGGTGGTGCGCGACACGGACAGGTCCTTCAGGCCGCGGCTGACGAAGCTGACGATCTCGTTGCGGCGCTCCGACGGGCCGATGAAATCGGGGTTGGCCTCGTAATGGGCCAGCAGGCGATCCTGATAGGCGCTGAGACGGAAGAAGTAGCTCTCCTCCTCGACCCATTCCACGGGCGTGCCCTGCGGGCCGTAGCGCACCCCGTCCGGGCGCAGCTCCGTCTCGCCTTCCTGATAATAGGCCTCGTCTCGGACGGAGTACCAGCCGGAGTAGCTGTCCTTGTAGATGTCGCCATTGGCCAGCATCCGGCGCCAGATTTCCTGGCTCGACTTGTAATGCCGCTCCTCGCTGGTGCGGATGAAGTCGTTGTTGGTGCAGCCGAGCGTCTCGACCATCGCGCGGAACCGGGCCGAATTGCGGTCCGCCAGCTCGCGGGGCGTGATGCCTTCCTTGCGCGCCGTCTGCAGCATCTTCTGGCCGTGCTCGTCCGTGCCGGTCAGGAAGTACACATCCTTGCCGTCCAGCCGCTGGAACCGCGCCATGGCGTCCGTCGCAATCGCCTCATAGGCATGGCCGATGTGCGGCACGCCGTTGGGATAGGAGATCGCGGTGGTGATGTAGTAGCGGGGCTTGTCGGTCATCAGGGTCGGGCGCTTTCAGCGAGGGGCGGACAGGTGTCGGAGGACGGCCAGGCAAAGGTCAGCGGCGGAGGCGCGCGGGCGGCACGCTCATCCCGGCATTCGCATGACTTCGGAAAGGCTCCGGAACACGTCGATGACAACCTGCTTCTTGTCGAGATTGAGCGCTTCGGCCTCGGCCGCCGCGCGGCCCATCTTTTCCCATACCTCCGTCCACCTGACAAGCCGCGAGGGGCTGGCAAGATCGGCGCCGGACAGCCGGCCATGCAGCCAGTCGCGGGTCACCGCCAGAAAGGCCTCCCAGTTGTCGGTCTGGCCGCGGGCTGCGACCAGGTCGGCGAAGGCATGCAGCTCGGCGACGGGCACCC encodes:
- the metG gene encoding methionine--tRNA ligase, translating into MTDKPRYYITTAISYPNGVPHIGHAYEAIATDAMARFQRLDGKDVYFLTGTDEHGQKMLQTARKEGITPRELADRNSARFRAMVETLGCTNNDFIRTSEERHYKSSQEIWRRMLANGDIYKDSYSGWYSVRDEAYYQEGETELRPDGVRYGPQGTPVEWVEEESYFFRLSAYQDRLLAHYEANPDFIGPSERRNEIVSFVSRGLKDLSVSRTTFDWGIPVPDDERHVMYVWVDALTNYITGVGFPDESDPKWAYWPADVHVIGKDIIRFHAVYWPAFLMAAGLPLPKRVYAHGFLFNRGEKMSKSVGNVIDPFNLVEHYGLDQTRYFFLREVPFGQDGNYSHEAIVNRINADLANDLGNLASRSLSMIAKNCDGALPQPGAFSEADQAILDQADAMLETCRAAFGKQEIHQALNCVWACVAEANRYFAAQEPWALKKTDPARMNTVLYVTAEVIRQIAILAQPVTPLAASKLLDGLQVPAGQRSFATLGAAGRLAPGVAITKPEQAFPRYVEPEAEAGEG